In the uncultured Methanobacterium sp. genome, one interval contains:
- a CDS encoding PAS domain S-box protein, translating into MVNKKILLVEDESIESLDIKRALESFGYQVPYVASSSEEAVEKTIEIMPDLILMDIVLKGDSNGIGAVSKIKDLNIPVIYLTAHSEESTIERAKLTEPYGYIIKPYDPTELKYAIELAIYKNQTEKELKQNEKRFRHILENSLDVVYRRNLDSDEYDYLSPVIEQVLGYSTEEFISMPSTEVVELIHPHDRGNVSNIFANAFSGKTKTYNIEYRFKQKNGHYKWVNDFGSMVKDGDIMFLIGSVYDITERKKGEERRKNGEKALRESEEKYRAMMDYSSDAIVLTDFEGNFVECNKNAEELFGYSQEELIKLNFRDIRPSEELEVVQTSFKKIIMDDMGTVDTLVLTKDNKKVPVAITGSLIEYGDKTIIQGMFRDITERKESEESLLNINKALKKRDEEFKYFIDSAPVAIAMFDKRMRYIAASLRWIEDYNLEGQELHGISHYDIFPEITDEVKEVHKRALTGSIERAADDKFVRADGRVQYIRWEVHPWYLSSGDIGGIIIFSEDVSERINAEKKFRDNEEKYRTLFESNPDYTIIVGLDGIILDFNVAAEQIIGIFKDELIGKHFMDLGIFPKDELDLLEEKFSLLVKHGEAAPFEFRIIDKNGDIRWGKTSLTLIMGENGPAYILVIFNDITERKIAEKKLRSSQIQLVNAMEMSNLVNWEYDVASDTFTFDHRFYDLYGTTVEREGSYLMSSEVYAREFVHPDDHDMVADETAKAIETSDPDYVSMVEHRIIRRDGNIRHLVVRIAITKDSEGRTIKTHGTNQDITELKEKEEEIKKSLEEKEVLLREIHHRVKNNMQIISSLLNLQIQHVEDREAENVLKESQGRVKSMAMLHEKLYQSSNFTNINFKEYIGRLVFDIFYSYGIKTGSIESELDIEDIKIGIETAIPVGLIINELVTNSIKYAFPKYKGTIKIEFKSSEEGLELIVADDGIGLQKDIDPKNTETLGLQLVNSLTDQIDGNIELDRSNGTKFKITFKELDYKERL; encoded by the coding sequence ATGGTAAATAAAAAAATTCTCCTGGTTGAGGATGAAAGCATAGAATCCCTGGATATTAAGCGCGCCTTAGAATCCTTTGGTTATCAAGTACCTTACGTTGCTTCAAGTAGTGAAGAAGCTGTAGAGAAAACCATAGAAATTATGCCGGATCTTATTTTGATGGATATAGTTCTTAAAGGAGATAGTAATGGTATTGGTGCTGTTTCTAAGATTAAAGACTTGAATATTCCCGTTATTTATTTAACTGCTCATTCTGAAGAATCTACCATTGAAAGAGCTAAACTCACAGAACCCTATGGTTATATTATCAAACCATACGATCCCACCGAACTTAAATACGCTATAGAACTCGCCATTTACAAAAACCAAACGGAAAAAGAATTAAAGCAGAATGAAAAAAGGTTCCGTCACATCCTAGAAAATTCATTAGATGTAGTTTATAGACGGAATTTAGACAGTGATGAGTATGATTATTTAAGCCCAGTGATTGAACAGGTCCTAGGTTATTCTACAGAAGAGTTCATTTCCATGCCCTCAACAGAGGTTGTGGAACTGATCCATCCCCATGACAGGGGAAATGTAAGTAATATTTTTGCTAATGCTTTTTCTGGAAAAACAAAGACATACAACATTGAGTATCGTTTCAAACAAAAAAACGGACACTATAAATGGGTAAACGATTTTGGGTCTATGGTGAAAGACGGAGACATCATGTTCCTTATTGGTTCAGTTTATGACATTACTGAAAGAAAAAAAGGTGAAGAAAGAAGAAAAAATGGTGAGAAAGCTCTTAGGGAAAGTGAAGAGAAATATCGGGCTATGATGGATTATTCCAGTGATGCAATTGTTTTAACAGATTTTGAGGGTAACTTTGTTGAATGTAATAAAAACGCAGAGGAATTATTTGGTTACTCGCAAGAAGAACTTATTAAACTAAATTTTAGGGATATACGCCCGTCGGAAGAACTTGAAGTAGTTCAAACATCCTTTAAAAAGATTATAATGGATGATATGGGCACTGTTGATACATTAGTTTTAACCAAAGATAATAAGAAAGTTCCTGTGGCCATAACTGGAAGTTTAATAGAATATGGGGATAAAACGATTATACAGGGAATGTTCCGAGACATCACTGAAAGGAAAGAATCAGAAGAATCACTGCTAAATATCAACAAAGCTTTGAAGAAACGTGATGAAGAATTCAAGTATTTTATTGATAGTGCCCCTGTTGCTATTGCCATGTTTGATAAGCGGATGAGGTACATTGCCGCTAGTTTACGTTGGATTGAAGATTACAATCTGGAGGGGCAGGAACTTCACGGCATATCACATTACGATATTTTTCCAGAGATTACTGATGAAGTGAAAGAAGTGCATAAGCGTGCTCTTACCGGATCTATTGAGCGTGCTGCTGATGATAAGTTTGTTCGTGCAGACGGACGAGTTCAATATATTAGATGGGAAGTTCATCCATGGTACTTATCCTCCGGTGATATAGGTGGTATTATAATCTTTAGTGAAGATGTTTCAGAACGTATAAATGCAGAAAAAAAGTTTAGGGATAATGAAGAAAAATACAGGACTCTCTTTGAATCTAATCCGGATTACACTATAATCGTAGGTTTGGATGGTATAATTCTAGATTTTAATGTGGCGGCAGAGCAAATTATTGGCATATTTAAAGATGAATTGATTGGAAAACATTTCATGGATCTGGGAATTTTCCCTAAAGATGAATTAGACTTGTTGGAAGAAAAGTTTTCACTTTTAGTTAAGCATGGAGAAGCAGCTCCTTTTGAGTTCCGAATCATTGATAAAAATGGCGATATTCGATGGGGAAAAACTTCATTAACTTTGATAATGGGGGAAAATGGGCCAGCTTATATTCTGGTGATTTTCAATGATATTACAGAACGTAAAATAGCCGAAAAAAAGTTGAGATCAAGCCAAATTCAGCTGGTTAATGCAATGGAAATGTCAAATTTGGTTAATTGGGAATATGATGTAGCCAGTGATACATTCACTTTTGATCATCGGTTCTATGATTTATATGGTACGACTGTTGAAAGGGAAGGTAGCTATTTGATGTCTTCGGAAGTTTATGCTCGTGAATTTGTACATCCTGATGATCATGATATGGTAGCAGATGAAACTGCGAAAGCAATAGAAACTTCGGATCCTGATTATGTATCCATGGTGGAGCATAGAATTATCAGAAGGGATGGTAATATTCGCCACTTAGTGGTGAGAATTGCGATTACGAAAGATTCTGAAGGACGTACCATCAAAACTCACGGTACCAATCAAGACATTACCGAACTTAAAGAAAAAGAGGAAGAGATTAAAAAATCTCTCGAGGAAAAGGAAGTTCTTCTTCGGGAGATCCATCACAGGGTTAAGAACAACATGCAGATTATCTCTAGTTTGCTTAACCTACAGATTCAACACGTTGAAGACAGGGAAGCAGAGAATGTTTTGAAGGAGAGCCAGGGCAGGGTGAAGAGTATGGCCATGCTCCATGAAAAGCTCTACCAATCATCCAACTTCACTAACATCAATTTCAAAGAGTATATAGGGAGACTTGTCTTTGATATATTCTATTCTTATGGAATCAAAACCGGTTCCATTGAATCAGAATTGGATATTGAAGATATTAAAATTGGCATCGAAACTGCCATACCAGTAGGACTAATCATAAATGAATTGGTGACCAACAGCATCAAATATGCATTCCCCAAATATAAAGGAACAATAAAAATCGAATTTAAATCATCAGAGGAAGGATTAGAACTTATTGTTGCTGATGATGGAATTGGATTACAAAAAGACATTGATCCCAAAAACACAGAAACACTCGGTCTACAACTTGTAAACAGTTTAACTGACCAAATTGACGGGAATATTGAGCTGGATAGAAGTAATGGAACTAAATTTAAAATTACTTTTAAAGAATTGGATTATAAAGAAAGATTATAA
- the rsgA gene encoding ribosome small subunit-dependent GTPase A, whose product MDNLLKKLGWNAFFGEHFREYVGLYEPARVSTVYKNGFNVYTKDGEVRARISGNLHQNGNLPAVGDWVVVSKDNVGPVTIHAILPRKSKFSRKEAGKVTEEQVIVTNIDTIFIVTSLNRDFNLRRIERYLAIAKESKTEPVVILNKSDLSKDVDEKINEVLEIAPGINVVAISATRNEGIEQLSPYLKYGKTVALLGSSGVGKSTLINALEGYKRQNIGEIREKDSRGRHVTTERELIMLEKGGLIIDNPGMRELQLWDAGEGMLDLFSDIIELETQCKFSDCMHESEPGCAVKRAISDKSLSEKRLESFRKLQREMRAVERKKNPQLAGKKRWKEIAKMTKEIKNVKKR is encoded by the coding sequence TTGGATAATTTGTTAAAAAAATTAGGATGGAATGCTTTTTTTGGGGAACATTTTAGGGAGTATGTGGGATTATATGAACCAGCAAGGGTTTCAACAGTGTACAAAAATGGTTTTAATGTGTATACTAAAGATGGAGAGGTTCGTGCCAGAATTTCAGGTAACCTACATCAAAATGGAAATCTTCCCGCTGTAGGTGATTGGGTAGTTGTATCTAAAGATAATGTTGGGCCTGTAACTATACATGCCATTCTTCCTCGAAAAAGCAAGTTTTCTCGCAAAGAAGCAGGAAAAGTTACCGAAGAGCAAGTTATTGTCACAAATATTGATACCATTTTTATTGTAACCTCACTTAACCGGGACTTTAACTTAAGAAGGATAGAGAGATACCTTGCCATAGCTAAAGAAAGCAAAACAGAGCCTGTAGTGATCCTGAATAAATCAGATCTTTCTAAAGATGTAGATGAGAAAATAAATGAGGTTCTGGAGATCGCACCTGGGATAAATGTGGTTGCTATTAGTGCAACCCGCAATGAGGGCATAGAACAATTATCACCTTACCTTAAATATGGTAAAACCGTTGCATTACTGGGGTCATCAGGTGTGGGGAAATCTACACTCATCAATGCCCTTGAAGGTTATAAAAGACAGAATATCGGTGAAATACGGGAAAAAGATAGTAGGGGAAGGCATGTTACCACTGAAAGGGAATTGATCATGTTGGAAAAAGGTGGTTTAATTATAGACAATCCGGGCATGCGGGAATTGCAGCTATGGGATGCTGGAGAAGGGATGCTGGATCTTTTCAGTGATATTATCGAACTTGAAACGCAGTGTAAATTTTCAGATTGTATGCATGAAAGTGAACCTGGATGTGCAGTTAAAAGAGCCATAAGTGACAAATCCCTCTCAGAAAAAAGGTTAGAAAGTTTCAGGAAATTACAGAGAGAAATGCGTGCTGTTGAAAGGAAAAAAAACCCTCAACTTGCAGGAAAAAAGAGATGGAAAGAAATTGCGAAAATGACCAAAGAGATTAAAAATGTTAAGAAACGTTAA
- a CDS encoding N-acetyltransferase, producing MFKCRPEKDADRKAIFEINRLAFGQETESCLVDMIRESENYVNGLSLVAEKEGEVVGHILFTKISLEPPNGDFVGLALAPMAVRPDLQRQGIGSSLIIEGLKACKSRGYKTIIVIGHPNYYPRFGFSSAREKGLESPFPVPDEAFMVLELVPGSLDGVEGIITFAPEFTEVE from the coding sequence ATGTTTAAATGTCGTCCAGAAAAAGATGCTGATCGAAAAGCTATTTTTGAGATTAACCGACTTGCATTTGGACAGGAAACTGAATCTTGTTTGGTTGATATGATTAGGGAGTCTGAAAATTATGTTAATGGACTTTCATTAGTAGCAGAGAAAGAGGGGGAAGTTGTTGGGCATATATTATTTACTAAAATATCTCTGGAGCCTCCCAATGGTGACTTCGTTGGTCTTGCACTTGCTCCGATGGCGGTAAGGCCAGATTTACAACGACAGGGGATAGGATCTAGCCTAATTATCGAAGGACTTAAAGCATGCAAATCAAGGGGATACAAAACAATAATTGTTATTGGACATCCGAATTATTATCCGCGTTTTGGTTTCTCTTCCGCCAGGGAAAAAGGCCTGGAATCACCCTTCCCTGTTCCTGATGAGGCTTTCATGGTGCTTGAGCTAGTCCCTGGATCCCTGGATGGTGTTGAAGGGATAATAACATTTGCACCTGAGTTTACTGAGGTTGAATAG
- a CDS encoding PsbP-related protein, whose product MENSDFWQIGLLGIVICVVFLSGCITSQDVNQNSQDLDQIFSQNGLTFNYPNDWFNVTNDSNEVNGHSPYVIGVFNSPNNVNLQVSQYNLSSSTNATIEGLKDSTLEGIKNNINYNSAEFISDSKTTINGNVIYEITYTEKNLGAFLFIFSVVDEYKSLLVITGKDRHVYI is encoded by the coding sequence GTGGAAAATAGTGATTTCTGGCAGATAGGCTTATTAGGAATTGTAATTTGTGTTGTTTTTCTATCAGGATGTATAACATCTCAAGATGTTAACCAAAATTCTCAAGATTTGGATCAAATATTTTCACAGAACGGTTTAACTTTCAATTATCCTAATGACTGGTTTAATGTCACAAATGATAGTAATGAGGTTAATGGTCATTCACCTTATGTTATTGGAGTTTTTAACAGTCCTAACAATGTGAATTTACAAGTATCCCAATATAATCTATCTTCATCTACTAATGCCACTATTGAGGGTCTGAAAGATTCAACTCTGGAAGGTATTAAAAATAATATTAATTATAATTCAGCTGAATTTATAAGTGATTCTAAAACAACAATCAATGGAAATGTTATTTATGAAATTACTTATACCGAGAAAAATCTAGGGGCTTTTTTATTTATTTTTTCCGTTGTTGATGAATACAAGTCATTACTGGTTATAACTGGTAAAGATAGGCATGTTTATATATAA
- a CDS encoding signal peptidase I — protein MIILVLVVIGISGCVDSGTTTNDQTEMNVVVSETMAPTFHRGDIVIVTKNTTNIQIGDIIIYNATWFPDPVIHRVISIQNDSNGNIRYELKGDNNPKPDPELVSPNQITYKVVNTNNGPQVIPKLGYITLWLRGL, from the coding sequence TTGATTATACTTGTTTTAGTAGTGATTGGAATATCAGGATGCGTTGATTCCGGAACTACAACTAATGATCAGACAGAAATGAATGTTGTTGTCTCAGAAACTATGGCACCTACTTTCCACAGAGGAGACATAGTAATTGTTACTAAAAATACAACTAATATTCAGATTGGAGATATAATTATTTATAATGCCACTTGGTTCCCAGATCCAGTAATCCACAGAGTTATTTCAATACAAAATGATTCCAATGGAAATATTCGTTATGAACTTAAAGGAGATAATAACCCTAAACCGGACCCGGAATTAGTATCGCCAAATCAGATTACCTACAAAGTTGTAAATACAAATAATGGCCCACAAGTCATACCAAAATTGGGATATATAACACTTTGGCTTAGAGGATTATAA